In one window of Rhodothermus sp. DNA:
- a CDS encoding valine--tRNA ligase: MAGAPLLKTERVRKIYDPKEIEPRWYAYWEAHNFFRAEIRSDKTPFVIMMPPPNVTGRLHMGHALQDTIQDVLTRIRRMQGYEALWLPGIDHAGIATQNVVERELREKEGKTRYDLGRVAFLERVWQWKEEYGDIILQQKRRLGDSCDWSRTRFTMDEGFTRAVQEAFIRLYNEGLIYRGDYLVNWCPVDQTALSDEEVDNVEQDGHLWYIRYPLVDGSGYITIATTRPETMLGDTAVAVHPEDERYRHLIGKKVRLPLIGREIPIIADEHVRRDFGAGALKITPGHDKNDFEIGQRHGLPLINIMHPDGTINENGGPYAGLDRFEARRRIVEDLRAQGLLEKVEPYRHTVPVSSRSKAIIEPLLSRQWFVRMKPLAEPAIEAVRRGKIRFYPERWANEYFRWMENIRDWCISRQIWWGHRIPVWYYTDENGQIDESKGFVVSIEQPEPGMVQDEDVLDTWFSSWLWPFATLGWPDRTPELDYFYPTTVLVSGYDILFFWIARMIMAGIHFTGQIPFRDVFITGMVKDKYGRWMSKSLGNGIDPLEMIEQYGADAVRYSLTVLCTQGQDIKLDPAKFEMGRNFANKIWNAFNVFGQFMETDEAGRPLRDYRRQRRFEELSLVERWMVTRLNQTIATVNEAIDRYRLNEALLTIYDLFWGDYCDWYLELIKPPRGQAMDEETIALAVELYEKMIQLLHPFMPFITEALWWRLRPRDEREACIVSRWPEQNPEEIDEAALVRFGRIQEMISGIRNVRSTYEVPPGREIRVWINVPEDERDEVVYLEAHRNYFARLARVGALTVGVGLERPRASATVVVGRYEVYVSLADVIDLAKERTRLQKEIAQKERFLESVRKKLQNPQFLEKAPAEVVARERQKEQDARAELERLQANLAALT; the protein is encoded by the coding sequence ATGGCAGGAGCGCCGTTGCTAAAGACCGAGCGGGTGCGCAAAATCTACGATCCCAAGGAAATCGAACCCCGCTGGTATGCTTACTGGGAAGCGCATAACTTCTTCCGGGCAGAGATTCGTTCCGATAAGACGCCGTTTGTCATCATGATGCCGCCGCCCAATGTAACAGGGCGGCTGCATATGGGGCACGCGCTGCAGGATACGATCCAGGATGTGTTGACGCGCATTCGGCGCATGCAGGGCTACGAGGCCCTCTGGCTGCCGGGTATTGACCATGCCGGCATTGCTACGCAGAATGTGGTCGAGCGTGAGCTACGTGAAAAAGAGGGCAAGACGCGGTATGACCTGGGGCGGGTCGCTTTTCTGGAGCGCGTCTGGCAGTGGAAAGAGGAATACGGTGATATTATTCTGCAGCAGAAGCGGCGGCTGGGTGACTCCTGCGACTGGTCACGTACCCGCTTCACCATGGATGAGGGCTTTACGCGGGCGGTGCAGGAAGCCTTCATCCGGTTGTACAATGAAGGGCTCATCTACCGGGGGGACTATCTGGTCAACTGGTGTCCGGTCGATCAAACCGCATTGTCTGACGAAGAAGTAGACAATGTAGAGCAGGATGGTCACCTCTGGTACATCCGCTACCCGCTGGTCGATGGCAGCGGCTATATCACGATTGCCACGACACGTCCCGAAACCATGCTGGGCGACACGGCCGTGGCCGTGCATCCTGAAGATGAACGCTATCGCCACCTGATTGGCAAGAAGGTGCGACTCCCGCTTATCGGACGCGAGATTCCGATCATTGCCGATGAACATGTCAGGCGAGATTTCGGAGCAGGGGCCCTCAAGATTACGCCGGGCCACGACAAGAACGACTTTGAAATCGGCCAGCGTCACGGACTGCCGCTGATCAACATCATGCATCCGGACGGCACCATCAATGAAAATGGGGGGCCGTATGCTGGACTGGACCGCTTTGAGGCGCGCAGGCGCATCGTCGAGGATCTGCGGGCTCAGGGGCTGCTTGAAAAGGTGGAGCCTTACCGACACACGGTGCCCGTTTCCAGCCGCTCGAAGGCAATCATCGAGCCCTTGCTTTCCCGGCAATGGTTCGTGCGTATGAAGCCGCTGGCCGAGCCGGCCATTGAAGCGGTCCGTCGTGGGAAGATCCGATTTTATCCTGAGCGGTGGGCGAATGAGTACTTCCGCTGGATGGAAAACATCCGCGACTGGTGCATCAGCCGCCAGATCTGGTGGGGGCACCGTATCCCGGTGTGGTACTACACCGATGAAAACGGCCAGATCGACGAATCGAAAGGCTTTGTGGTGTCGATCGAGCAGCCGGAGCCTGGAATGGTGCAGGACGAAGATGTGCTGGACACATGGTTTTCGTCCTGGCTCTGGCCATTCGCCACACTGGGTTGGCCCGACCGAACGCCCGAGCTGGACTACTTTTATCCCACTACTGTGCTCGTTTCGGGCTACGACATTCTCTTTTTCTGGATTGCTCGCATGATCATGGCGGGTATCCACTTTACCGGCCAGATCCCCTTCCGGGATGTGTTCATCACCGGCATGGTGAAAGACAAATACGGCCGGTGGATGTCGAAAAGCCTGGGCAACGGCATCGACCCGCTCGAAATGATCGAGCAATATGGTGCCGATGCCGTGCGCTACTCGCTGACTGTGCTCTGCACGCAGGGGCAGGATATCAAGCTGGACCCTGCGAAGTTCGAAATGGGGCGCAACTTTGCCAACAAGATCTGGAATGCCTTCAACGTCTTCGGGCAGTTCATGGAGACCGATGAGGCAGGACGGCCCCTGCGTGATTATCGGCGGCAGCGGCGCTTCGAAGAGCTTTCGCTGGTTGAACGCTGGATGGTGACGCGGTTGAACCAGACGATTGCCACCGTAAACGAAGCAATCGATCGCTACCGGCTTAACGAAGCGCTGCTGACCATCTACGATCTTTTCTGGGGAGACTACTGCGACTGGTACCTGGAGCTGATCAAGCCCCCGCGCGGTCAGGCTATGGACGAGGAGACGATCGCGCTGGCCGTCGAGCTCTACGAAAAAATGATTCAGCTCCTGCATCCCTTTATGCCATTCATTACCGAGGCGCTCTGGTGGCGGCTGCGGCCGCGAGATGAGCGGGAGGCCTGTATCGTTTCGCGTTGGCCAGAGCAGAATCCAGAAGAGATCGACGAAGCGGCCCTGGTCCGTTTTGGCCGCATTCAGGAAATGATTTCGGGAATCCGCAACGTACGGAGTACCTACGAAGTGCCTCCGGGACGAGAGATTCGGGTGTGGATCAATGTGCCCGAAGACGAACGCGATGAGGTCGTCTATCTGGAGGCGCACCGTAATTACTTTGCGCGGTTGGCGCGTGTCGGTGCGCTGACGGTAGGAGTCGGTCTGGAGCGCCCTCGTGCCAGCGCAACGGTAGTGGTGGGACGCTATGAAGTGTATGTCTCGTTGGCCGATGTGATCGATCTGGCCAAGGAACGGACCCGTCTGCAAAAGGAGATTGCCCAGAAAGAGCGGTTTCTGGAAAGTGTGCGTAAAAAACTCCAGAATCCGCAATTTCTGGAAAAAGCGCCGGCCGAAGTGGTAGCGCGTGAACGCCAGAAAGAACAGGATGCCCGGGCCGAACTGGAACGCCTGCAGGCGAACCTGGCTGCGCTGACCTGA
- a CDS encoding aspartate carbamoyltransferase catalytic subunit, with protein sequence MATQTETLLQGRLRHRHLLGLATYSAEEIQLILQTARQFREVLERPIRRVPTLRGVTVVNLFFEPSTRTRISFELAEKRLSADVVNFSAAGSSVVKGETLKDTARNLEAMKIDMVVIRHRSPGAAHFLTRCIDAVVINAGDGAHEHPTQALLDLLTISDYFSSFEGLNVSIIGDIAHSRVARSNIYGLKALGAHVTLCGPRTLMPVGIEELGVRVTYRLEEALEGCDVAMALRLQLERQTAGLFPSLREYHERYGIKLEHLERYPDLLVMHPGPVNRGVELASEVVDHERAIILNQVTNGVAVRMAVLYLLAGMPEAVE encoded by the coding sequence ATGGCTACGCAGACCGAAACGCTGCTTCAGGGCCGGCTCCGGCATCGACATCTGCTGGGGCTGGCCACCTATTCTGCCGAAGAAATTCAACTCATTCTCCAGACAGCCCGCCAGTTTCGGGAAGTGCTTGAACGCCCTATTCGGCGGGTGCCCACGCTACGGGGCGTGACAGTAGTCAACCTGTTTTTCGAACCCTCCACACGCACGCGCATCTCGTTCGAGCTGGCCGAGAAACGCCTGTCGGCCGATGTGGTCAATTTTTCGGCAGCAGGCTCTTCGGTTGTCAAGGGCGAAACGCTCAAGGATACGGCCCGTAACCTGGAGGCCATGAAGATTGACATGGTCGTGATCCGGCATCGCTCGCCGGGAGCGGCCCATTTTCTGACGCGCTGCATCGATGCCGTCGTGATCAATGCCGGGGATGGCGCGCATGAGCATCCCACGCAGGCCCTGCTGGATCTGTTGACCATCTCCGATTACTTTTCGTCGTTTGAAGGACTAAACGTTTCAATCATCGGGGACATTGCGCACAGCCGGGTAGCCCGCTCCAACATCTACGGGCTGAAGGCGCTGGGTGCCCATGTGACGCTATGTGGGCCGCGTACGCTCATGCCGGTGGGCATCGAAGAGCTGGGGGTGCGTGTCACCTATCGATTGGAAGAAGCGCTCGAAGGCTGCGACGTGGCCATGGCGCTTCGCCTGCAGTTGGAGCGCCAGACGGCCGGACTCTTCCCCAGCCTGCGGGAGTACCATGAGCGCTATGGCATCAAGCTGGAGCACCTGGAGCGCTATCCGGATCTGCTGGTCATGCATCCGGGGCCTGTTAACCGTGGCGTGGAGCTGGCCAGCGAGGTGGTCGACCATGAACGGGCCATCATTCTAAACCAGGTTACGAATGGCGTGGCTGTGCGTATGGCCGTCCTCTACCTGCTGGCCGGAATGCCCGAGGCCGTCGAATAG
- a CDS encoding DegT/DnrJ/EryC1/StrS family aminotransferase — MAEVSSRTLQMVDLVGQYRAIRDEILTAIEEVLESGQFIRGPVVAAFEQELAAYLGCRFALGVGNGTDALQLAYMALGLQPGDEVIVPAFTFVATAEAAALLGIRPVFADIDPRTFNLDPASVEARISPRTRALVPVHLFGQAADLTPLRALAERHQLFIIEDNAQAIGATYQGQKTGTWGHIGCLSFFPSKNLGAYGDGGAVLTSDSALHERLSMLANHGARRKYHHELIGVNSRLDALQAAILRVKLRHLDAYTRARQEAASRYDALLDGCPGLTLPYRAPERTHVFHQYTIRIHPEVPGGRDGLQRYLKQRGIPTAVYYPVPLHQLPAFANLGPKDTLPVAEKAAREVLALPMHTELTPDQQGYIADAIRTYVETALRTGRPPAT; from the coding sequence ATGGCGGAAGTGTCGTCGCGTACGTTGCAGATGGTCGATCTTGTGGGCCAGTACCGAGCTATCCGGGACGAAATCCTTACAGCCATCGAAGAGGTGCTGGAAAGCGGTCAGTTTATTCGGGGACCGGTCGTGGCCGCCTTTGAGCAGGAATTGGCTGCTTATCTGGGCTGCCGCTTTGCGCTGGGCGTAGGCAACGGCACCGACGCCTTGCAGCTGGCCTACATGGCACTGGGCCTTCAGCCGGGCGACGAGGTGATCGTACCGGCTTTCACGTTCGTGGCTACGGCCGAAGCGGCTGCTCTGCTGGGCATTCGACCGGTTTTTGCCGACATCGATCCCCGGACGTTCAACCTGGATCCGGCCAGTGTTGAAGCCCGCATCTCGCCTCGCACCCGCGCCCTCGTGCCCGTGCACCTGTTCGGGCAAGCAGCTGACCTGACACCGTTGCGAGCGCTGGCCGAACGCCATCAGCTATTTATCATCGAAGATAACGCCCAGGCTATTGGCGCTACCTATCAGGGCCAGAAGACCGGCACCTGGGGCCATATCGGTTGCCTTTCGTTCTTTCCCTCCAAGAACCTGGGGGCTTATGGAGATGGTGGCGCCGTGCTCACCAGCGATTCTGCGCTGCATGAGCGGTTGTCGATGCTCGCCAATCATGGTGCCCGTCGTAAGTACCATCACGAGCTGATCGGGGTCAACAGCCGGCTTGATGCCCTGCAGGCAGCCATCCTGCGTGTCAAGCTGCGCCACCTGGATGCTTACACGCGGGCTCGTCAGGAGGCAGCCAGCCGGTACGATGCGCTGCTGGACGGATGTCCGGGCCTGACCCTGCCCTACCGTGCCCCGGAACGCACACACGTCTTTCATCAGTACACAATCCGGATCCATCCCGAAGTGCCGGGTGGCCGTGATGGACTGCAACGCTACCTGAAACAGCGTGGCATTCCCACCGCTGTTTATTACCCCGTCCCGCTTCATCAACTACCTGCCTTTGCCAATCTTGGCCCCAAAGATACGCTTCCGGTGGCCGAAAAAGCCGCTCGAGAGGTGCTCGCGCTTCCCATGCACACCGAATTGACGCCGGATCAGCAAGGCTACATTGCTGACGCCATCCGCACGTACGTGGAAACCGCGCTACGCACTGGCCGTCCGCCTGCGACCTGA
- a CDS encoding TIGR00730 family Rossman fold protein, which produces MDKPFPLSRTDGHARHPLSKLSEAEAWAWQQRQIKDLWRIFRIMSEFVEGFETLSRIGPCVSIFGSARTPRGHRYYQMAEAVGRCLVEHGFGVITGGGPGIMEAANKGAKEAGGVSVGLNIVIPHEQESNPYIDRDKLINFDFFFVRKVMFVKYAQGFIVLPGGFGTMDELFEALTLIQTGKATRFPIILMGTDYWQGLIDWLRHEMLAAGNIAPEDLDLFTLTDAPEEAVEMIETFYRKRALQPNF; this is translated from the coding sequence ATGGACAAACCGTTCCCGCTGTCACGGACCGACGGCCATGCTCGCCACCCGCTGAGCAAACTGTCCGAAGCAGAAGCATGGGCCTGGCAACAACGCCAGATCAAAGATCTCTGGCGCATCTTCCGGATCATGTCGGAGTTTGTCGAAGGCTTTGAGACGCTTTCGCGCATTGGCCCATGCGTGTCGATCTTCGGATCGGCCCGTACACCACGTGGCCACCGGTATTATCAGATGGCTGAAGCGGTTGGCCGTTGCCTCGTCGAACACGGCTTCGGCGTGATCACCGGTGGCGGTCCAGGCATTATGGAAGCAGCCAACAAAGGCGCCAAGGAAGCCGGCGGCGTCTCAGTAGGCCTGAATATTGTCATCCCGCATGAGCAGGAAAGCAACCCCTACATCGACCGGGATAAGCTGATCAACTTTGACTTCTTCTTTGTCCGGAAAGTTATGTTTGTCAAATACGCGCAGGGCTTCATTGTGCTACCTGGTGGCTTTGGCACCATGGACGAACTCTTTGAAGCGCTGACGCTGATTCAGACCGGCAAGGCCACCCGCTTTCCAATCATTCTCATGGGCACCGACTACTGGCAAGGACTCATCGACTGGCTCCGGCACGAAATGCTCGCCGCCGGCAACATCGCGCCCGAAGACCTTGACCTGTTCACGCTTACCGATGCGCCAGAAGAGGCTGTCGAAATGATCGAAACCTTCTATCGCAAACGTGCACTCCAGCCTAATTTTTAG
- a CDS encoding sugar phosphate nucleotidyltransferase, whose protein sequence is MKLIVPMAGRGTRVRPHSHVTPKPLLPVKGKSMVERIVDTFNRVLPRHLDAGVFVLGPDFGEDIRAKLRDICARHHMEAHFVVQPVAEGTAHAVYCAGDHLEGEGIVVFADTLFEMEPGIDLEAADVVMWVKEVEDPRRFGVAVREGDRVVALVEKPSEPISHEALIGIYYVRDLGMLRRYIQRLIEEDVRGHGGEFQLTDALDRMLKDGYIFRTATVTEWLDCGTIEALLETTRYFLHKEHDTLCQGIVENSILYEPVYVGPGARVVDSVVGPNVSIETGAEVHRSVIRDSILFAHARVEGVVLADSLVGQHAAVRIQPHRLNIGDHSTVQ, encoded by the coding sequence ATGAAGCTAATCGTACCTATGGCCGGTCGCGGGACGCGCGTACGTCCGCATTCGCATGTAACACCGAAGCCGCTTCTGCCGGTTAAGGGCAAAAGTATGGTCGAACGCATTGTGGACACGTTCAACCGCGTACTTCCTCGTCATCTGGACGCAGGTGTTTTTGTGCTGGGGCCGGACTTTGGAGAGGATATTCGCGCAAAGCTGCGAGACATCTGCGCACGGCATCACATGGAAGCCCATTTTGTTGTGCAGCCTGTAGCTGAAGGGACGGCACATGCCGTCTATTGCGCGGGCGATCATCTGGAGGGTGAAGGCATCGTGGTATTTGCCGACACCCTCTTTGAGATGGAGCCCGGCATTGATCTGGAAGCAGCCGATGTGGTGATGTGGGTTAAAGAGGTGGAGGATCCCCGGCGTTTTGGCGTTGCCGTGCGAGAAGGAGATCGGGTGGTAGCGCTGGTCGAAAAGCCTTCGGAGCCCATTTCGCATGAGGCACTGATCGGCATCTATTATGTGCGAGATCTGGGCATGCTGCGTCGTTATATCCAGCGGCTCATTGAGGAGGACGTGCGGGGCCATGGGGGTGAGTTTCAGTTAACGGATGCATTGGATCGCATGCTGAAAGACGGCTATATCTTCAGAACGGCTACGGTCACGGAATGGCTTGACTGTGGTACTATTGAAGCGCTTCTGGAGACGACGCGCTACTTTTTGCATAAAGAGCACGACACGCTGTGCCAGGGTATCGTGGAAAACAGCATCCTTTATGAGCCGGTGTATGTGGGGCCGGGAGCTCGTGTGGTCGATTCTGTGGTTGGGCCGAACGTATCGATCGAGACCGGGGCTGAAGTGCACCGTTCGGTGATACGCGACAGCATCCTGTTTGCCCATGCGCGCGTTGAAGGCGTCGTGCTGGCCGACTCACTGGTGGGCCAGCATGCGGCAGTGCGCATACAGCCGCATCGGCTTAACATTGGCGATCATTCCACGGTGCAATGA
- a CDS encoding endonuclease MutS2, with the protein MIPAGATLRCYPETLETRLGFDVVREALKAQTRSALGAEAVAALRPLCDLTAVKTELTRVEELRQALRFDDPVPLENLIDLRPWLKRASPEGARLEGEALEAIRRVLVTVRLLARYFRERRGKYPALATLAERLTPLPELERRLAVVVDEDGQVRDDASPELRRLRRQLALQRQRLREALLEALREAIRQGYATEEQPTIRNGRMVIPVRVEARRKVPGFVHDTSASGQTVYIEPASCLELNNAVRELELAEQREIDRILREATGWLRPHLQALTASLEVLGHFDLLQAKARLAELLEAHVPEVADDGVIDLKAARNPVLVLHFRRLKETTGEAREVVPLDLTLGRAYHTLIITGPNAGGKTVAMKTVGLLVLMLACGLPVPVDPSSHISLFEQLLIDIGDEQSVEADLSTFSAHMAHMAYMLTHADARTLILIDEAGTGTDPDEGAALAQAILEALTRRGARTIATTHHGALKVFAYQTEGVENGSMQFDQTTLSPTYRFQIGVPGSSYAFEIARRMGIPAPVLTRARALVGRQQVALEALIRTLEARSQELEDRLAALTEEQQQLAQLRRTYEERRAQLEAETEAIRQRALEEAEHLLREANARIERTIREIKEAQAERAATRAAREALERFRRRLHEQRRRARPKPPEEPRPTLAVGDQVVLDEGSTPAEVLALEDDEALIAVGSLKMRVPVSRLRRLNREARRRQRRTAVATSLPSLQARTRIDVRGYRVDEALQAVERLIDEAIASGVQEVEVLHGKGTGALRQAIRTYLQGRPEVARFEDAPWEQGGPGVTRIWLK; encoded by the coding sequence ATGATCCCTGCTGGCGCAACGCTGCGCTGCTATCCTGAGACGCTTGAGACGCGGCTGGGCTTCGATGTGGTGCGCGAGGCGCTGAAGGCGCAGACGCGCAGTGCTCTGGGGGCCGAGGCGGTCGCCGCGCTGCGTCCGCTGTGTGATCTGACAGCGGTAAAGACCGAACTGACTCGTGTGGAAGAGTTGCGGCAGGCGTTGCGCTTTGATGATCCCGTCCCCCTTGAAAACCTGATCGATCTGCGTCCCTGGCTGAAGCGGGCGTCGCCTGAAGGGGCTCGATTGGAAGGCGAGGCGCTGGAGGCTATCCGGCGCGTGCTGGTGACCGTTCGGTTACTGGCCCGATATTTTCGGGAACGGCGCGGAAAGTATCCGGCGCTGGCCACACTGGCCGAGCGTCTGACGCCACTGCCGGAGCTGGAGCGGCGTCTGGCTGTCGTGGTAGATGAGGATGGTCAGGTGCGTGATGATGCTTCGCCCGAACTGCGGCGACTGCGCCGCCAGCTTGCGTTGCAGCGTCAGCGCCTGCGGGAAGCGCTACTCGAGGCGCTCCGAGAGGCCATTCGCCAGGGTTACGCTACCGAGGAGCAGCCCACTATTCGGAACGGGCGCATGGTAATTCCGGTACGCGTCGAAGCGCGTCGCAAGGTGCCGGGATTTGTGCACGACACGTCGGCCTCCGGACAGACGGTCTATATCGAACCGGCTTCCTGTCTGGAGCTGAACAATGCGGTACGGGAGCTGGAGCTGGCCGAGCAGCGCGAAATCGATCGGATCCTGCGCGAGGCTACCGGCTGGCTTCGCCCTCACCTCCAGGCCTTGACGGCATCGCTTGAAGTGCTGGGACACTTCGACCTGCTGCAGGCCAAGGCGCGGTTGGCCGAGCTGTTAGAGGCCCATGTGCCTGAGGTAGCCGACGATGGGGTGATCGATCTGAAGGCAGCCCGTAACCCGGTACTGGTGCTTCACTTTCGACGACTGAAAGAAACAACAGGCGAGGCGCGCGAGGTGGTGCCCCTCGACCTGACGCTTGGGCGCGCGTACCATACGCTCATTATCACGGGCCCGAATGCTGGTGGCAAAACGGTCGCCATGAAGACCGTCGGCCTGCTTGTGCTCATGCTGGCCTGCGGGCTGCCTGTTCCGGTGGATCCCTCTTCGCACATCTCTCTGTTCGAGCAGCTCTTGATCGACATTGGCGACGAACAGTCGGTTGAAGCCGATCTTTCGACCTTCAGTGCCCATATGGCCCACATGGCCTACATGCTGACGCATGCGGATGCGCGTACGCTCATTCTGATTGATGAAGCCGGAACAGGGACCGATCCGGATGAAGGTGCCGCGCTGGCGCAGGCGATCCTTGAAGCGCTGACCCGGCGCGGAGCGCGCACCATTGCGACCACCCATCACGGGGCCCTCAAGGTTTTTGCCTACCAGACGGAAGGAGTCGAAAACGGCTCCATGCAGTTCGACCAGACCACGCTCAGCCCCACCTATCGTTTTCAGATCGGGGTGCCTGGTTCATCCTATGCCTTCGAGATTGCGCGGCGCATGGGCATCCCCGCGCCGGTCCTGACACGGGCCCGAGCGCTGGTAGGCCGGCAGCAGGTGGCGCTGGAGGCGTTGATTCGCACGCTGGAAGCCCGCAGCCAGGAGCTGGAAGACCGGCTGGCAGCGCTGACCGAAGAGCAGCAACAGCTGGCGCAACTCCGGCGCACTTACGAAGAGCGCCGGGCGCAACTCGAAGCCGAAACCGAGGCAATCCGGCAACGTGCGCTGGAGGAGGCCGAGCACTTACTTCGTGAGGCCAATGCTCGGATCGAGCGCACCATTCGGGAGATCAAGGAGGCGCAGGCTGAGCGGGCAGCGACACGAGCCGCCCGGGAGGCACTGGAGCGCTTTCGGCGTCGGTTGCACGAACAGCGACGCCGAGCACGTCCCAAACCCCCTGAAGAACCGCGCCCGACGCTGGCTGTGGGTGATCAGGTAGTGCTGGACGAGGGGAGTACGCCGGCCGAAGTGCTGGCCCTGGAAGACGACGAAGCCCTGATTGCTGTAGGCTCGCTGAAGATGCGCGTACCGGTGAGCCGACTGCGTCGGCTGAATCGGGAGGCTCGACGAAGGCAGCGTCGAACGGCCGTTGCGACTTCGCTGCCGTCGTTGCAGGCGCGCACGCGCATTGACGTGCGTGGCTATCGGGTGGACGAAGCGCTCCAGGCCGTTGAGCGCCTGATCGACGAAGCCATTGCCAGCGGGGTGCAGGAGGTAGAAGTGTTGCATGGCAAAGGCACCGGAGCCCTGCGCCAGGCGATCCGAACCTACCTGCAGGGTCGTCCTGAAGTAGCACGGTTTGAGGATGCGCCCTGGGAGCAGGGTGGTCCCGGCGTTACCCGCATCTGGCTGAAGTAA
- a CDS encoding D-glycerate dehydrogenase → MAHIVVTRPVLEEGLRPLFEAGHQVDVLDPDPEHTLDEDALIAAAREADALITMPTDPVTARVLASCPKLRIVAQHAVGYENIDLEAARQQGIVVTHTPGVLTDATADFTFALLLALVRRIREADRYVRDGHFKRWETKLLLGYDLRDKVLGIVGLGRIGSAVARRALGFGMRVVYYNRRPANPTVERQSCARYVSFEELLRISDVISIHCPLNKESYHLFDRAAFAKMKPTAVLVNTARGAIVEEEALVEALESGQIAGAALDVFEHEPKVHPALLRSDRVVLAPHLGSATVEARTAMARACAEAILAVLHGAEKIPYRLV, encoded by the coding sequence ATGGCGCACATTGTCGTCACACGACCCGTTCTCGAAGAAGGCCTCCGACCGCTGTTTGAAGCAGGCCATCAGGTAGACGTGCTGGATCCGGATCCCGAGCACACCCTGGATGAAGACGCGCTGATAGCGGCAGCTCGGGAAGCCGATGCCCTGATTACTATGCCTACCGATCCGGTAACCGCCCGGGTGCTGGCTTCCTGTCCGAAACTTCGCATTGTGGCGCAGCATGCGGTGGGTTATGAAAACATCGACCTTGAAGCTGCTCGCCAGCAAGGCATCGTGGTCACACACACTCCCGGAGTACTGACCGATGCCACGGCCGACTTTACGTTTGCGTTGTTACTGGCATTGGTGCGCCGAATACGTGAGGCGGATCGCTACGTGCGGGACGGACATTTTAAACGCTGGGAAACGAAACTACTGCTGGGATATGATCTCCGGGATAAAGTGCTGGGGATCGTAGGACTGGGACGCATCGGGAGCGCCGTGGCCCGACGAGCGCTGGGGTTTGGCATGCGCGTTGTCTATTACAACCGGCGACCGGCCAACCCGACCGTCGAGCGCCAGAGCTGCGCCCGTTATGTATCATTTGAGGAGCTGCTTCGCATTAGTGACGTGATTTCCATACACTGTCCGCTCAATAAAGAGAGCTATCACCTGTTCGATCGCGCTGCCTTTGCGAAGATGAAACCGACAGCCGTCCTGGTGAATACCGCCCGGGGAGCGATCGTGGAGGAAGAGGCACTGGTTGAAGCACTGGAAAGCGGACAGATTGCCGGGGCAGCACTCGACGTGTTTGAGCACGAGCCGAAGGTGCATCCGGCGTTGCTGCGAAGTGATCGGGTTGTACTGGCCCCACACCTGGGTAGCGCGACTGTTGAGGCGCGTACGGCCATGGCGCGGGCCTGTGCCGAGGCGATACTGGCCGTGCTGCACGGCGCAGAGAAAATTCCTTACCGACTGGTGTAG
- a CDS encoding DUF4783 domain-containing protein, which translates to MRVKCLTAIGERRHARWLWPTLVMLWLVGGFPGRAQSVDSLRRVLVEALARGDAARLLEQAPAQVELALLGRGQLYSRMQARYVLMDFFQAYPPLRVELDEDRLLDPHRFLVGRYWYAQAAAPFRVYMRLHRESDTWKLQELRVMAGRPKR; encoded by the coding sequence ATGCGGGTCAAATGTTTGACAGCAATCGGCGAGCGCAGGCATGCTCGATGGCTCTGGCCCACCCTCGTGATGCTCTGGCTGGTCGGAGGATTTCCGGGCAGGGCGCAATCCGTGGATTCACTACGCCGGGTGCTGGTCGAGGCGCTGGCGCGGGGAGATGCCGCCCGATTGCTGGAGCAGGCGCCCGCCCAGGTGGAGCTGGCTCTGCTGGGCCGAGGCCAGCTCTACAGCCGCATGCAGGCCCGCTACGTGTTGATGGATTTCTTCCAGGCCTACCCGCCGTTGCGTGTTGAACTGGACGAAGATCGGCTGCTGGACCCACATCGGTTTCTGGTAGGACGGTACTGGTACGCACAGGCAGCTGCACCTTTTCGCGTGTATATGCGGTTGCATCGCGAATCGGATACCTGGAAGCTTCAGGAATTGCGAGTGATGGCTGGCCGCCCGAAGCGGTAG